One Psychrobacillus glaciei genomic region harbors:
- a CDS encoding diguanylate cyclase domain-containing protein: MFTSKPIPQKRNNIGFVLLVLHNISEASILKMDLENQGYTVLIAPTGQIGIQQFQINEIDLCCVSTELTDMTTIEFLTLMKEQSRKRLVPMVVLDIENKHAEEKANYVRNGAFDLIFPTEENDLLEAVIANLIEVRISIVSLQSSDPLTGTLNQLSFEKKASTMIQDFDSSNQTFSISLLDIQNFQKMNESFGFTYTNEVLSQFSKFIQSQLSEEDFFFRLHGATFIILQNNTNEDKALRKTNQLMQSSQSVIYKHDNLPFHLSFHAGIAEWVRSYHSIDQLVENAKQALSVAKHTNEAKCVSFNNMDTTSILPTVRVIIVDDNRLSNKMLQKQFQSWKSPRFVIDIKSHENGYEFIQSDWYHPSDYHIILLDIVMPKMDGLEVLDQIRANFPSDRIIISMLTSRTNDQDILHALNKGADDYMVKPFHPQEVLVRIQRLASRLFT; this comes from the coding sequence ATGTTTACAAGTAAACCAATTCCACAAAAAAGGAACAATATTGGTTTTGTTTTATTAGTACTTCATAATATTTCGGAAGCTTCCATACTTAAAATGGACTTAGAGAACCAAGGATATACTGTCCTAATAGCTCCAACAGGTCAAATAGGAATACAACAATTTCAGATTAACGAAATCGATCTTTGTTGTGTATCTACTGAATTAACTGATATGACCACAATTGAATTTTTAACACTAATGAAGGAACAATCCAGAAAACGTTTGGTCCCAATGGTCGTTTTAGACATAGAAAATAAACATGCAGAAGAGAAAGCGAATTATGTACGAAACGGTGCTTTTGATTTAATTTTCCCTACGGAAGAAAATGATTTATTAGAAGCAGTCATTGCGAATTTAATTGAGGTTAGGATTTCTATTGTGTCCCTTCAATCTTCTGACCCACTAACTGGTACATTAAATCAACTAAGCTTTGAAAAAAAAGCATCTACTATGATTCAGGATTTCGATAGTTCCAACCAAACGTTTTCGATTTCCTTATTAGATATTCAAAATTTCCAAAAAATGAATGAGTCATTTGGTTTCACGTATACAAATGAAGTACTTTCACAGTTTAGTAAATTTATACAATCTCAATTATCCGAGGAAGATTTCTTTTTCCGTTTACATGGAGCAACCTTTATAATTTTACAAAACAATACAAATGAAGATAAGGCACTCCGAAAAACAAATCAACTAATGCAAAGTTCACAAAGTGTAATATATAAACATGATAATCTCCCTTTTCATCTCTCATTCCATGCAGGGATTGCTGAATGGGTTAGAAGCTATCACTCAATAGATCAATTGGTAGAAAATGCTAAACAAGCATTAAGTGTTGCAAAGCATACAAATGAAGCTAAATGTGTTTCTTTTAACAACATGGATACTACTTCCATTTTACCGACTGTTCGCGTAATTATTGTAGACGATAATAGACTTAGCAACAAAATGTTACAAAAGCAATTCCAATCTTGGAAATCGCCACGCTTTGTAATAGATATTAAATCCCATGAAAACGGTTATGAGTTTATACAATCGGATTGGTACCACCCTTCCGATTACCATATTATATTGCTTGATATTGTAATGCCAAAAATGGATGGGTTAGAAGTACTGGATCAAATTCGAGCTAATTTTCCTTCAGATCGAATTATTATATCGATGCTAACTTCGAGAACAAATGATCAGGATATTTTACACGCTTTAAATAAAGGGGCAGATGATTATATGGTTAAGCCGTTCCATCCCCAAGAAGTTCTCGTTCGTATTCAACGTCTCGCAAGTAGGTTATTTACATGA
- a CDS encoding HEAT repeat domain-containing protein → MTIEFNYFYYAVGILFGCQLLLLILLSIKKTRRNLKNKEQEQLYQATLNDFVDFLYEEGRPIPDKLCNPENIEVAERIFSETITDINDPIMERKLQDAAISIFTEHYKKRLLKGNWPTRINTLYFIEDFKIVSLLPVLQKMLQSLNKWDEEKNQTILALAALNDLTLVYYLNQSADTKVNQYLDVFVRFDTEKFDEAVHISNDMKNFTCQLAIINFISLMKKTKYQWMVEKELQSENIEMRIQALKGLYRLNYMKDVSLLVPFLQSPSWEERLFSTRIAGALLADQFEAHLEILMGDEEWWVRNAAAEALLSIFGEEKLVQVEFSHTDAFARDMAKQWLTSGKRGSAN, encoded by the coding sequence ATGACTATAGAGTTCAACTATTTCTACTATGCTGTAGGAATTTTATTTGGTTGCCAATTGCTTCTACTTATCTTGTTAAGTATAAAAAAAACAAGACGAAATCTCAAAAATAAAGAGCAAGAACAATTGTATCAAGCGACGTTGAATGATTTTGTAGATTTTCTTTATGAGGAAGGACGACCAATACCAGATAAACTATGCAATCCTGAAAATATAGAAGTCGCAGAAAGAATATTTAGTGAAACAATTACAGATATTAATGATCCAATTATGGAAAGAAAGTTACAAGATGCTGCTATCTCCATCTTTACGGAACATTATAAAAAGCGACTATTAAAAGGAAACTGGCCAACTAGAATAAATACCTTATATTTCATTGAGGATTTTAAAATTGTCTCTCTACTTCCAGTATTACAAAAGATGCTACAAAGTTTAAACAAATGGGACGAAGAAAAAAATCAAACTATACTGGCGTTAGCTGCTTTAAATGATTTAACTCTTGTCTATTATTTGAATCAATCAGCTGACACAAAAGTAAATCAATACTTAGATGTTTTCGTTCGGTTTGATACAGAAAAATTTGACGAAGCCGTCCATATTTCAAATGATATGAAGAACTTTACGTGCCAACTCGCTATCATTAATTTTATTAGTTTAATGAAAAAAACTAAATACCAATGGATGGTAGAAAAAGAACTACAAAGCGAAAACATCGAAATGCGCATACAAGCATTAAAAGGATTGTATAGGCTCAATTATATGAAAGATGTCAGTTTACTTGTACCTTTTCTTCAATCACCATCTTGGGAAGAACGATTATTCTCTACAAGAATAGCAGGTGCTTTATTGGCAGATCAATTTGAAGCTCATTTGGAAATATTAATGGGCGATGAAGAATGGTGGGTTCGCAATGCAGCTGCGGAAGCACTACTAAGTATTTTCGGAGAAGAAAAACTTGTCCAAGTAGAATTTAGTCATACGGATGCTTTTGCAAGAGATATGGCTAAACAATGGCTTACGTCTGGAAAGCGAGGTAGTGCAAATTGA
- a CDS encoding glycosyltransferase family 2 protein, with amino-acid sequence MGVTALSYIFLFLLSIKNVLREGKLIKTESLEDIAISERTFPVSIIVPAYNEVVGVVSTVRSLLALNYPQYEIIVVDDGSKDDTLAKLIEELKLEQVDLAIRKHMNTQPIRATFKSSIYSLVTVVSKDNGGKADALNCGINVSKYPYFCAIDGDSILENDALLKVMKPVIDSEGKTIAVGGSVRVANGTTISRSKVETIDLPKNPLVILQIVEYFRAFLIGRLGFTKINQLLIISGAFGLFHKTTVIRSGGYKVATVGEDMELIVRLHRMIREESLDLQLKYIPDPVCWTEAPDSLKVLKSQRVRWQRGLAETLFAHKKMFLNPKYGLIGFIAFPYFFMVELLGAVVEVLGFFLIAGGLLFGFLDPYVIGIILLVTILYGSFISSLSILLEELTMFKYPKVRHLILLFFWALTESFWYRPLIVIWRLEGLLKSFRRKEAEWGKMERKGISSDNR; translated from the coding sequence ATGGGTGTAACTGCATTAAGTTATATTTTTTTGTTTTTACTTTCTATCAAAAATGTTTTGAGAGAAGGAAAACTGATTAAAACGGAGTCATTAGAAGATATCGCAATAAGTGAAAGAACTTTTCCCGTTTCTATTATAGTTCCTGCGTATAATGAGGTTGTTGGCGTTGTTAGTACCGTCCGTTCTTTATTAGCACTAAATTATCCTCAATATGAAATTATCGTGGTAGATGATGGGTCTAAAGATGACACTCTTGCCAAATTAATAGAAGAACTTAAACTAGAACAAGTAGACTTAGCAATTCGCAAACATATGAATACCCAACCGATTCGAGCAACATTTAAATCGAGCATATATTCTTTAGTGACAGTCGTTTCTAAAGATAATGGTGGAAAAGCAGATGCACTAAATTGCGGAATCAATGTATCAAAATATCCTTACTTTTGTGCGATAGACGGAGATTCTATTTTAGAAAATGATGCTTTATTGAAGGTGATGAAACCTGTAATCGATTCAGAAGGCAAAACGATTGCAGTTGGCGGTTCTGTTCGAGTAGCAAATGGAACTACCATTTCTCGAAGTAAGGTGGAGACAATTGATCTACCGAAAAATCCATTAGTCATCCTACAAATTGTTGAGTATTTCCGTGCTTTCCTTATAGGCAGACTTGGATTTACAAAAATTAATCAGTTACTAATCATTTCTGGTGCATTTGGACTTTTTCACAAAACAACAGTTATCCGATCTGGAGGCTATAAAGTAGCAACAGTAGGAGAAGATATGGAGCTCATCGTTCGGCTTCATCGAATGATTAGGGAAGAAAGTCTAGACCTACAACTAAAATATATTCCCGATCCCGTTTGTTGGACAGAAGCACCAGACTCTCTAAAAGTTTTAAAGTCACAGAGAGTACGTTGGCAGCGGGGATTAGCTGAAACATTGTTTGCACATAAAAAAATGTTTTTAAATCCTAAATACGGCTTAATAGGATTTATTGCTTTCCCTTATTTTTTTATGGTTGAACTTTTAGGGGCAGTTGTAGAAGTCTTGGGGTTTTTCTTAATTGCTGGCGGTCTATTATTTGGTTTCTTAGATCCTTACGTCATTGGCATCATCTTGCTTGTTACAATATTATATGGCTCCTTTATTTCGTCCTTATCCATTCTACTAGAAGAATTGACGATGTTTAAATACCCAAAGGTAAGGCATTTAATATTATTATTTTTTTGGGCTTTAACCGAATCCTTTTGGTATCGACCCCTTATTGTAATATGGCGATTGGAAGGTCTCCTAAAATCGTTTCGACGTAAGGAAGCGGAATGGGGAAAAATGGAGAGAAAAGGGATATCCTCTGATAATAGATAA
- a CDS encoding 3D domain-containing protein, whose protein sequence is MRKVLGTLIIIIALLVSGANTSLAASSTYTVQKGDTLYKIAKSQKVSIANLKSWNNLKADTIQPKQKLLVASNGKATKTKNPSRSNSEDKVVKEIVVSASAFTANCNGCSGVTSTGINLKRNPDVKVIAVDPDVIKLGTKVFVEGYGYAIAADTGNAIKGNKIDVFFSSTSDAYKWGRKTVTIKILE, encoded by the coding sequence TTGAGAAAAGTTCTTGGAACACTCATTATCATAATTGCATTATTGGTTAGCGGGGCAAATACAAGCTTAGCCGCATCTTCAACGTACACAGTACAAAAAGGGGACACATTATATAAAATTGCAAAATCGCAAAAAGTGTCTATTGCCAACTTAAAATCTTGGAACAACTTGAAAGCAGATACAATTCAACCAAAACAAAAACTTCTGGTTGCCTCTAATGGAAAAGCAACAAAAACTAAAAATCCTTCTCGCTCTAACTCGGAGGATAAAGTAGTGAAGGAAATAGTAGTTTCAGCAAGTGCATTCACTGCAAATTGTAATGGGTGCTCAGGAGTGACAAGTACAGGTATTAACTTAAAAAGAAATCCAGACGTAAAAGTAATTGCTGTCGATCCAGATGTTATTAAACTTGGGACAAAAGTTTTTGTAGAAGGTTATGGTTATGCCATCGCTGCTGACACAGGAAACGCCATTAAAGGAAACAAAATTGACGTATTTTTCTCTTCCACAAGCGACGCCTATAAATGGGGACGTAAAACGGTAACTATAAAAATACTTGAATAA
- a CDS encoding methyl-accepting chemotaxis protein, protein MKNIKIGRKLLLLIIANLVFLAAVSFAGFTYMNTMGNNSEDMYHKRLIPIKDLILIRNYNRTMDSYTLELMITDDTDRKAELQKKLDEVLSLNKQTFAEYAEKGLDSFEQEKYDPLMYNYNIYEKELANVINLANIGKKKEAYDYYVAKVIAVRNVISDKTTELSDYNIDIADKLNSTNKEAQQQAKMIMISLAILAIIISVGLGIYISRLITKPITSMQKLMVKAENGDFTIRGVYKSKDEIGVLSASFNSMLTGLQKLIGQVSQTSQQVAASSEELTAGAEMTNKATEHIANIAQELVIGSDQQMTSVAETTSFMNEMSSGVNQIATTVQHVTEIADETTARAREGNETIENAIEQINSINETVKGLGKLIVNLGNRSTEIGAIIGVITDISAQTNLLALNAAIEAARAGEEGRGFAVVADEVRKLAELSSNSANKIANLITAIQQETQFAVKSMDLATEEVQQGILTVNNAGVSFGQIEKSVQELTHDMHEVSSAVQQMAASTEQVLSSVNLVHEVATATMAGTEEVSSATEEQLASMQEVAASSNALSEMAEELQTLTSKFKV, encoded by the coding sequence TTGAAAAACATCAAAATTGGAAGAAAACTATTATTACTTATTATTGCCAATTTAGTCTTTCTCGCAGCGGTCAGTTTTGCAGGATTTACTTATATGAACACAATGGGTAATAACAGTGAGGATATGTACCACAAACGGCTCATACCTATTAAGGATCTTATTCTAATACGTAATTACAACCGCACCATGGATTCATACACTTTGGAATTGATGATCACGGACGATACAGATAGGAAAGCCGAATTACAAAAGAAACTGGATGAAGTCTTAAGCCTTAACAAACAAACTTTTGCGGAATACGCTGAGAAAGGTCTCGATAGTTTCGAACAAGAAAAATACGATCCTTTAATGTATAACTATAACATCTATGAAAAAGAACTAGCTAATGTCATTAATTTAGCAAATATAGGTAAGAAAAAAGAAGCGTATGATTACTATGTGGCGAAAGTGATAGCAGTTAGAAATGTGATTTCGGATAAAACGACGGAACTTAGTGATTACAATATTGATATTGCTGATAAATTGAATAGTACGAATAAGGAAGCGCAGCAACAAGCGAAAATGATCATGATTTCGTTAGCAATACTTGCTATTATCATCTCTGTAGGTTTAGGCATTTATATTTCTCGATTAATTACAAAACCAATCACATCGATGCAAAAGCTTATGGTTAAAGCTGAAAATGGTGATTTTACGATTCGTGGAGTATACAAGTCAAAAGATGAAATCGGTGTACTATCTGCTTCTTTCAACTCCATGCTAACTGGATTGCAAAAATTAATAGGACAAGTTTCTCAAACGTCTCAACAAGTCGCAGCTTCTTCGGAAGAATTGACTGCTGGAGCCGAGATGACGAACAAAGCGACTGAGCATATTGCAAATATTGCCCAAGAACTCGTCATTGGTTCTGACCAACAAATGACGAGTGTTGCCGAAACAACTTCTTTCATGAATGAAATGTCTTCAGGTGTTAATCAAATCGCTACAACAGTTCAACATGTTACAGAAATAGCGGATGAAACTACTGCAAGAGCACGTGAAGGAAATGAAACAATTGAAAACGCAATTGAACAAATTAATTCGATCAATGAAACTGTAAAGGGACTCGGTAAATTGATCGTAAATCTTGGAAATCGATCGACTGAAATCGGCGCTATTATTGGAGTCATTACAGATATTTCTGCACAAACAAATTTACTTGCGTTAAATGCGGCAATTGAGGCAGCAAGAGCAGGGGAAGAAGGACGAGGATTTGCAGTTGTAGCAGATGAGGTAAGAAAACTAGCGGAGCTATCTTCCAATTCAGCTAATAAAATTGCTAATCTGATCACTGCAATACAACAAGAAACGCAATTTGCAGTGAAATCAATGGATCTGGCAACAGAAGAAGTACAGCAAGGAATTCTAACTGTAAATAATGCAGGTGTTTCATTTGGACAAATTGAAAAATCAGTGCAGGAACTAACGCATGACATGCACGAAGTATCTTCTGCTGTACAGCAAATGGCAGCAAGTACAGAGCAAGTTTTAAGTTCAGTAAATCTTGTCCATGAAGTGGCTACGGCTACAATGGCGGGAACGGAAGAAGTATCTTCAGCTACAGAAGAACAGCTTGCCTCGATGCAAGAAGTTGCAGCATCGTCCAACGCGCTGTCAGAAATGGCAGAGGAACTACAAACACTAACATCTAAATTTAAAGTGTAA
- a CDS encoding NUDIX hydrolase, with protein sequence MENEMLKIFDGDRNEIGKASREEVHRLGLWHETFHCWIIGREKGKDYIYLQIRSDSKKDYPGLLDITAAGHLLANETVRDGIREVEEELGISVSFQELLSLGIIDYSVTSGNLIDKELANVFFYDCSLNFDDFSLQVEEVSGIVRVEFKQFEALWLGELEEVHVEGFNINLEGKRVSIKKMVTRNNFVPHENSYYEMIVHGIKENLGH encoded by the coding sequence TTGGAAAATGAAATGCTGAAAATATTTGATGGAGATAGAAATGAGATAGGTAAGGCATCGCGAGAAGAAGTACATAGATTAGGATTATGGCATGAAACTTTTCACTGTTGGATTATTGGGAGAGAAAAGGGAAAAGATTATATTTATTTGCAAATTAGAAGTGACTCAAAAAAAGATTATCCGGGTTTGTTGGATATCACGGCTGCTGGGCATTTACTAGCTAATGAGACAGTACGAGACGGAATTAGAGAAGTGGAAGAAGAACTTGGCATAAGCGTTTCTTTTCAGGAGCTACTTTCTCTAGGGATAATAGATTACTCTGTCACATCCGGAAATCTTATTGATAAGGAACTAGCTAATGTTTTCTTCTATGATTGCTCTTTAAATTTTGATGATTTCTCCCTCCAAGTTGAAGAAGTCTCCGGTATCGTTCGAGTAGAGTTCAAGCAATTTGAAGCGCTTTGGTTAGGCGAATTAGAAGAAGTTCATGTAGAAGGATTTAATATAAATCTAGAGGGAAAAAGAGTTTCTATTAAAAAAATGGTCACAAGGAATAATTTTGTGCCTCATGAAAATTCATACTATGAAATGATTGTCCATGGAATCAAAGAAAACTTGGGTCACTAG